Proteins from a single region of Streptomyces glaucescens:
- a CDS encoding ABC transporter ATP-binding protein, with the protein MMNNAAGPPRGTAPPPDAPDAPAVHAAGLTVTRGSRTVLRDLSLTVPRGRITGLLGPSGCGKSTLMRAIAGTQAKVTGTLDVLGRPAGHPTLRTRIGYVTQAPSVYDDLTVRQNLAYFAAILAPGRALAERRHHDVTRALADVDLTSHADALAGTLSGGQRSRVSLAVALLGSPELLVLDEPTVGLDPVLRRDLWSLFHDIAAGRGTTLLVSSHVMDEAERCHHLLLMREGEILADDTPDALRSRTGTDTVEAAFLHLVDQAAGRAKETTR; encoded by the coding sequence ATGATGAATAATGCGGCCGGGCCTCCCCGAGGCACCGCACCACCCCCCGACGCACCCGACGCCCCCGCCGTCCACGCCGCCGGCCTCACCGTCACCCGCGGCTCCCGCACCGTCCTGCGCGACCTGAGCCTCACCGTCCCCCGCGGCCGGATCACCGGCCTCCTCGGGCCCTCCGGCTGCGGCAAGTCGACCCTCATGCGCGCCATCGCCGGCACCCAGGCCAAGGTCACCGGCACCCTCGACGTCCTCGGCCGCCCCGCGGGCCACCCCACCCTGCGCACCCGCATCGGCTACGTCACGCAGGCGCCCTCCGTCTACGACGACCTGACCGTCCGCCAGAACCTCGCCTACTTCGCCGCGATCCTCGCCCCCGGCCGCGCCCTCGCCGAACGCCGCCACCACGACGTCACCCGCGCCCTCGCCGACGTCGACCTCACCAGCCACGCCGACGCCCTCGCCGGCACCCTCTCCGGCGGCCAGCGGAGCCGGGTCTCCCTCGCCGTCGCCCTGCTCGGCAGCCCCGAACTCCTCGTCCTCGACGAACCCACCGTCGGCCTCGACCCCGTACTCCGCCGCGACCTGTGGAGCCTCTTCCACGACATCGCCGCCGGCCGCGGCACCACCCTCCTCGTCTCCTCCCACGTCATGGACGAGGCCGAGCGCTGCCACCACCTGCTGCTCATGCGCGAGGGCGAGATCCTCGCCGACGACACCCCCGACGCCCTGCGCAGCCGCACCGGCACCGACACCGTCGAAGCGGCCTTCCTCCACCTGGTCGACCAGGCCGCGGGCCGCGCGAAGGAGACCACCCGATGA